The following are from one region of the Caldalkalibacillus salinus genome:
- the rpsI gene encoding 30S ribosomal protein S9, which produces MAQVTYYGTGRRKNSVARVRLVPGDGRVVINKRDIDEYFGLETLKLIVKQPLRLTETEGQYDVLVNVSGGGYTGQAGAIRHGVARALLQADPEFRPALKRAGFLTRDPRMKERKKYGLKAARRAPQFSKR; this is translated from the coding sequence TTGGCACAAGTAACTTATTACGGTACAGGTCGTCGTAAAAATTCCGTAGCTCGTGTACGCCTTGTACCTGGTGATGGAAGAGTTGTCATTAACAAACGTGATATAGATGAATACTTTGGACTAGAAACACTCAAGCTTATCGTGAAGCAACCGCTTCGTTTAACTGAAACAGAAGGTCAATACGATGTTCTCGTTAACGTAAGTGGTGGAGGCTACACAGGGCAAGCGGGTGCCATCCGTCATGGCGTTGCACGCGCATTACTACAAGCGGACCCTGAATTCCGCCCTGCACTTAAGCGTGCTGGTTTCCTCACACGTGACCCACGTATGAAAGAGCGTAAGAAATACGGTCTTAAAGCCGCTCGTCGTGCGCCACAATTCTCTAAGCGTTAA
- the infA gene encoding translation initiation factor IF-1: MAKEDVIEMEGTVIEPLPNAMFRVELENGHKVLAHVSGKIRMHFIRILPGDRVTVELSPYDLSRGRITYRYK; this comes from the coding sequence ATGGCCAAGGAGGACGTTATTGAAATGGAAGGTACGGTGATCGAACCTCTTCCAAATGCGATGTTTAGAGTAGAACTCGAAAACGGTCATAAAGTTCTTGCCCATGTCTCTGGTAAGATTCGAATGCACTTTATTCGTATTTTACCAGGAGATAGAGTGACGGTTGAATTGTCTCCTTATGATTTAAGTCGTGGTCGGATCACGTATCGTTATAAATAA
- the rplM gene encoding 50S ribosomal protein L13: MRTTFMAKPNEVERKWYLVDAEGKTLGRLASEVASLLRGKTKPEYTPHIDTGDFVIIINAEKIVLTGDKLNKKIYRHHTQHPGGLKETTAGEMLQRRPVKVLELAIKGMLPKNKLGRQQFKKLHIYEGSEHKHQAQKPEVYELRG; this comes from the coding sequence ATGCGTACCACATTTATGGCTAAGCCAAACGAAGTAGAACGTAAATGGTACTTAGTGGACGCAGAAGGCAAAACACTTGGTCGTTTAGCAAGTGAAGTTGCAAGCCTTCTACGTGGTAAGACCAAACCAGAATACACACCGCACATTGACACTGGAGATTTCGTCATTATTATCAATGCTGAGAAGATCGTCCTTACGGGAGATAAGCTCAACAAGAAAATCTACCGTCACCATACGCAACATCCAGGCGGATTGAAAGAAACAACGGCAGGCGAAATGCTACAAAGACGCCCAGTAAAAGTTCTTGAGCTAGCGATCAAAGGGATGCTACCGAAGAATAAACTTGGCCGTCAACAGTTCAAGAAGCTACACATTTATGAAGGAAGCGAACACAAGCATCAAGCACAAAAACCAGAAGTTTATGAACTTCGCGGATAA
- a CDS encoding KOW domain-containing RNA-binding protein: MNVVDSESVPQVGQLVKVLRGRDAESYAVIIRIEDQRFVWIADGDKRKFDSPKKKNRLHLQTFDYISTEVRDSMTESGRVTNGKLRFAVNKFKQTIEGQSEKGE, from the coding sequence ATGAATGTGGTTGATTCTGAGTCAGTTCCGCAGGTTGGTCAACTAGTGAAGGTTCTTCGTGGTCGTGATGCTGAGAGCTATGCTGTCATCATCAGAATAGAAGATCAGCGTTTTGTCTGGATCGCAGATGGAGATAAAAGAAAGTTTGATTCACCGAAGAAGAAAAATCGACTTCATCTTCAAACTTTCGATTACATTTCCACTGAAGTCCGAGATAGTATGACTGAGTCGGGGCGCGTCACGAATGGCAAGCTTCGATTTGCGGTGAACAAGTTTAAACAAACCATAGAGGGACAAAGTGAGAAAGGAGAGTGA
- the rplQ gene encoding 50S ribosomal protein L17: MAYQKLGRDSAARKALFRDLVTDLFIYERIETTESKAKELRSIAEKMITLAKRGDLHARRQVAAYVRPEQAGDESGKNAIQKLFDDIAPRYAERQGGYTRVLKIGPRRGDGAPMAFLELVE; the protein is encoded by the coding sequence ATGGCTTATCAGAAACTAGGTCGAGACAGTGCGGCTCGTAAAGCATTGTTCCGTGATTTAGTCACAGACTTATTCATCTACGAGCGAATTGAAACAACGGAATCGAAAGCGAAAGAGCTTCGCTCAATCGCTGAAAAAATGATTACATTAGCAAAGCGTGGCGACTTACATGCTCGCCGTCAAGTCGCTGCATATGTTCGCCCTGAGCAAGCGGGTGATGAGAGCGGTAAAAACGCCATTCAGAAATTGTTTGATGATATTGCTCCTCGTTATGCTGAGCGTCAAGGTGGATACACACGTGTTCTAAAAATAGGACCTCGCCGTGGAGACGGAGCACCGATGGCATTTTTAGAATTAGTAGAATAA
- a CDS encoding energy-coupling factor transporter ATPase, which produces MIQCQNLTFAYGEKPGQTPVLNGINLSITKGEYVVIVGPNGSGKSTLLRLINRLLTPTTGEVIVDGQIGMVFQNPENQFVATTVLDDVAFGLENIGFPPDSMMERIEETLRMVGMWEFRDREPQQLSGGQKQRVAIAGVLAVKPDVILFDEATSMLDPSGKEELVQTMRDLHHKGMTLVSVTHDMNEALEADRVILIDQGQVIRDEAPNVFFTQHDDLEDYQLHRPFFYDLTNTLRAEGIQIPSTIQTERALVEYLWTYN; this is translated from the coding sequence ATGATTCAATGTCAAAACCTGACCTTTGCCTACGGTGAAAAACCTGGACAAACGCCCGTCCTTAATGGCATTAATCTCTCCATTACAAAAGGGGAGTACGTCGTGATTGTCGGGCCGAACGGGTCTGGTAAATCTACATTACTCAGGCTTATTAATCGGTTGCTGACGCCAACAACAGGTGAAGTGATTGTAGACGGTCAGATCGGGATGGTCTTTCAAAATCCTGAGAACCAGTTTGTCGCTACCACTGTACTAGATGATGTCGCCTTTGGCCTTGAAAATATAGGATTTCCACCCGATAGCATGATGGAACGTATAGAAGAAACGCTACGGATGGTGGGGATGTGGGAGTTTCGCGACCGAGAGCCGCAGCAACTCTCTGGTGGGCAAAAGCAGAGAGTGGCCATTGCCGGTGTACTCGCCGTGAAGCCCGATGTTATCTTATTTGACGAAGCCACATCGATGCTTGACCCGAGTGGCAAGGAAGAGCTGGTTCAGACCATGAGAGACTTGCATCACAAAGGTATGACCCTTGTGAGCGTCACACACGACATGAATGAAGCTTTAGAAGCCGATCGTGTCATTCTCATCGATCAGGGACAAGTGATCAGGGACGAAGCGCCAAACGTTTTTTTCACGCAACATGATGACCTCGAAGATTATCAACTTCATCGCCCCTTCTTCTATGACCTGACCAACACATTGAGAGCAGAAGGGATCCAAATACCTTCAACCATTCAAACAGAAAGGGCCTTAGTGGAGTACTTATGGACATACAATTAG
- the map gene encoding type I methionyl aminopeptidase: protein MIITKSSSELELMREAGRIVALTHQELAKAVKPGITTKELDAIADKVIRRYGATPSFKGYGGFPGSICASVNEELVHGIPGERKLNEGDIISIDVGAHYKGYHGDSAWTYAVGTISEEDKHLMRVTEASLYKGLEQVKPGARLSNISHAIQQHVENEHFSIVREYVGHGVGTNLHEDPQIPNFGPPERGPRLKPGMVLAIEPMVNAGSRYVKTLADNWTVVTQDKKNCVHYEHTIAVTEDGYEIFTKA from the coding sequence ATGATTATAACGAAATCAAGCTCTGAACTAGAGCTGATGAGAGAGGCCGGCAGGATTGTCGCGCTCACTCATCAGGAACTAGCTAAAGCCGTAAAACCTGGTATTACAACTAAAGAACTCGATGCCATCGCAGATAAAGTCATTCGCCGCTATGGCGCAACTCCTTCGTTTAAAGGGTATGGAGGCTTTCCTGGAAGCATTTGTGCCTCTGTCAATGAAGAGCTTGTTCATGGTATCCCCGGAGAACGAAAGTTGAATGAAGGAGATATCATCAGCATCGATGTCGGTGCGCACTACAAGGGCTACCATGGCGATTCAGCCTGGACTTATGCAGTAGGAACCATTAGCGAAGAAGACAAACACTTAATGCGAGTGACCGAAGCGTCCCTTTACAAAGGTTTAGAACAAGTCAAACCGGGGGCGAGGTTATCTAATATCTCACATGCCATACAACAGCATGTAGAAAACGAACATTTTTCTATCGTGCGTGAATATGTTGGTCATGGTGTTGGAACGAATCTTCACGAAGATCCGCAAATTCCAAACTTCGGGCCACCTGAAAGAGGGCCGCGTTTAAAACCAGGTATGGTTTTAGCCATAGAACCAATGGTAAACGCAGGAAGTCGATATGTGAAAACTCTCGCTGATAATTGGACCGTTGTTACTCAAGATAAGAAGAACTGTGTGCATTATGAACACACCATTGCTGTTACTGAAGACGGCTATGAGATTTTTACGAAAGCCTGA
- a CDS encoding NAD-dependent epimerase/dehydratase family protein, giving the protein MKVVVTGAAGKIGRWTVRTILEAGHDVIATDRLLREESASKKFIQADLRDYGQVIQLLQGCDAVVHLGNIPTDVRNTSQAIFENNMLVNFNILEACKDLKIAKLVWASSETVLGYPFKPGDLSYLPLDEEHPTTVKSSYAMAKRLTEILSDMFYKLTKAQIVSLRFANIYEPDEYEKMPIMHWKDDGQKNIQKKNVWAYCDVRDAAKACLLAIEKDNLGIETFHITAPDTIMPDLSKDLVDRYFPDVSLKRTIQGHETLMAIDKARKILGYEPRYTWRSVLNNDGTTKKLPEDQLALSKTNI; this is encoded by the coding sequence ATGAAAGTAGTGGTCACAGGAGCGGCAGGTAAAATTGGACGATGGACCGTTAGAACGATTTTAGAAGCCGGCCATGATGTTATAGCGACAGATCGACTATTGAGAGAGGAATCCGCATCGAAAAAGTTTATTCAAGCCGACCTGCGCGATTATGGACAAGTCATTCAGCTATTGCAGGGATGTGATGCAGTCGTTCATCTAGGAAATATTCCGACCGATGTAAGGAACACATCTCAGGCCATATTTGAAAATAATATGCTCGTTAATTTTAACATCCTCGAAGCTTGTAAGGATTTAAAAATCGCTAAGCTTGTATGGGCGTCAAGCGAAACGGTTTTAGGGTATCCATTTAAGCCAGGAGACCTCAGTTATTTGCCTTTAGACGAGGAGCATCCAACGACAGTCAAGTCATCATATGCTATGGCCAAACGGCTAACCGAAATTCTATCTGACATGTTTTACAAGCTGACTAAGGCTCAGATCGTGTCTCTACGTTTTGCTAATATCTACGAGCCTGATGAATATGAAAAAATGCCGATTATGCATTGGAAGGACGACGGTCAAAAGAATATTCAAAAGAAAAATGTATGGGCGTACTGCGATGTGAGGGACGCTGCCAAAGCTTGTCTGCTAGCGATAGAAAAGGATAATCTAGGTATTGAGACATTTCACATTACAGCTCCCGATACCATTATGCCTGACTTAAGTAAGGATTTAGTCGATCGATATTTTCCAGATGTGTCTTTGAAGAGAACGATACAAGGACACGAAACACTGATGGCTATAGATAAGGCACGTAAAATCCTTGGCTATGAACCTCGTTATACTTGGCGAAGTGTGCTTAATAACGATGGTACAACCAAGAAATTACCCGAGGACCAACTTGCTCTATCAAAAACAAACATATAA
- the rpmJ gene encoding 50S ribosomal protein L36, translating to MKVRPSVKPICEKCKVIRRKGTVMVICENPKHKQKQG from the coding sequence ATGAAAGTAAGACCATCCGTTAAGCCAATCTGTGAAAAGTGTAAGGTGATTCGTCGTAAAGGTACCGTTATGGTCATTTGTGAGAACCCTAAGCATAAACAGAAGCAAGGCTAA
- the rpsM gene encoding 30S ribosomal protein S13, with translation MARIAGVDIPRDKRVVVALTYIYGIGKSTAAQVVADAGVNPETRVRDLTDEEVTKIRDVIDKVLTVEGDLRREVSLNIKRLIEIGSYRGIRHRRGLPVRGQRSKTNARTRKGPRRTVANKKK, from the coding sequence ATGGCACGTATTGCAGGTGTTGATATTCCTCGTGATAAACGAGTTGTCGTTGCATTAACGTACATTTATGGGATCGGTAAATCCACTGCAGCTCAAGTTGTAGCTGATGCTGGTGTGAACCCTGAGACACGCGTTCGTGACCTAACGGATGAGGAAGTAACTAAAATCCGTGACGTCATCGATAAGGTTCTAACAGTAGAAGGGGACCTACGTCGTGAAGTGTCTCTTAACATCAAACGTCTAATCGAAATCGGTTCTTACCGTGGCATTCGCCATCGTCGTGGCCTACCTGTACGCGGACAACGTTCTAAGACAAACGCTCGTACTCGTAAAGGTCCTCGTCGTACAGTAGCGAACAAGAAGAAGTAA
- a CDS encoding pirin family protein, with translation MTYRSVQGVYRGTSPHMVGDGFRMSNYFPTGHDFGQRLSPFLLLDYNEPYAFPPSSEPRGVGAHPHRGFETVSLAYEGVVEHHDNQGHHGVIGPGDVQWMTAGSGLLHKEYHEHDFSRRGGTLHFIQMWVNLPREHKMHPPRYQPLLKEDMGRTELPDNGGHVRVIAGEYNGVKGPAHTFTPIHMFDISFNKNGQAQFELPSHYNTAALVLKGQTSINEGQSVDEGDLVLFDNTSGVIRIEGQTDDTLVLVFSGEPIEEPIYQHGPFVMNSREDIKQAFRDFQSGKMGSTEF, from the coding sequence ATGACGTACCGTTCAGTACAGGGCGTTTATAGAGGGACGTCACCTCATATGGTAGGGGACGGTTTCCGTATGTCCAACTATTTCCCGACAGGTCATGACTTTGGACAACGCTTGAGCCCTTTTTTATTACTCGATTACAATGAACCCTATGCATTCCCACCTAGCTCTGAACCTAGAGGTGTTGGTGCACACCCTCACAGGGGATTCGAAACCGTTTCACTGGCCTATGAAGGGGTTGTGGAACACCACGATAACCAGGGCCACCACGGGGTTATTGGACCCGGTGATGTCCAATGGATGACAGCCGGTTCAGGGCTTTTGCATAAGGAGTATCATGAGCATGACTTCTCTCGTAGAGGAGGTACACTTCACTTTATTCAAATGTGGGTCAACCTCCCTCGTGAGCACAAAATGCACCCGCCGCGTTACCAACCTTTGTTAAAAGAGGACATGGGGCGGACTGAACTCCCTGATAACGGCGGTCACGTCCGAGTCATCGCTGGTGAATACAATGGGGTTAAAGGGCCTGCACACACGTTTACCCCGATCCATATGTTCGATATCAGCTTTAACAAAAATGGGCAAGCCCAGTTTGAATTACCGTCTCACTATAACACCGCGGCTTTAGTGCTCAAGGGACAGACGTCTATCAATGAGGGCCAATCTGTTGATGAAGGAGACTTGGTGCTGTTTGATAATACGTCCGGGGTCATCAGAATAGAAGGGCAAACGGACGATACACTGGTCCTCGTCTTCAGTGGGGAACCGATCGAAGAACCGATTTACCAGCATGGCCCCTTCGTGATGAACAGCAGAGAAGACATTAAACAAGCCTTTCGAGACTTTCAGTCGGGCAAGATGGGGAGTACGGAGTTCTAA
- a CDS encoding energy-coupling factor transporter transmembrane component T family protein — MNLLTQLPVGRYIVADSFLHQLDPRTKLLVILAFIFTIFQANNIMSFAVATLFVFYAIKLSPVSSTYLIKGFKLVWMILVLTSFFHIFFTRQGELIFSLGFIEIYREGLERAGIVSLRLALLILLASLLTLTTKPLALALGIERLLHPLKKLKVPVHEFALMLTVALRFVPTLTQELERLIKAQRARGATFTKGRTKDRMAAVIPIFIPLLVSSFQRAEDLAVAMEARGYTGGEGRTQLRQLHFSADDAIAGVVTVGVCLLLLTVRSWSL, encoded by the coding sequence TTGAATCTACTCACGCAGCTTCCTGTCGGCCGTTACATCGTAGCGGACTCTTTTCTTCATCAGTTAGATCCCAGGACCAAGCTACTGGTTATATTGGCCTTTATTTTTACCATCTTTCAAGCCAATAACATCATGTCCTTTGCCGTGGCGACGCTGTTTGTTTTCTATGCGATAAAGCTTTCGCCAGTGTCTTCCACTTACTTGATTAAGGGTTTCAAACTCGTGTGGATGATCCTCGTCTTAACCAGTTTCTTTCACATATTTTTCACGAGGCAAGGAGAACTGATCTTTTCATTAGGTTTTATAGAGATTTACCGTGAAGGCCTTGAAAGAGCTGGCATCGTGAGCTTACGGCTCGCTTTATTAATCTTATTGGCTTCTTTACTCACCTTAACGACAAAACCGCTCGCCCTCGCATTAGGGATAGAACGTTTACTGCATCCGCTTAAAAAATTGAAAGTGCCGGTCCATGAATTTGCATTGATGCTCACCGTCGCCTTGCGTTTCGTCCCTACACTGACTCAGGAATTAGAGCGCCTGATAAAGGCGCAACGTGCGCGAGGGGCGACTTTTACAAAAGGCAGGACCAAAGATCGAATGGCAGCCGTTATTCCGATCTTTATCCCCTTGCTTGTTTCATCCTTTCAACGGGCGGAGGACCTTGCTGTTGCTATGGAAGCGAGAGGTTATACCGGGGGAGAAGGGCGAACACAGCTGAGACAATTACATTTTTCGGCGGATGATGCTATCGCAGGTGTCGTGACTGTGGGTGTGTGTCTACTGCTGTTAACCGTGAGGAGTTGGTCACTGTGA
- the cwlD gene encoding N-acetylmuramoyl-L-alanine amidase CwlD, producing MDVHIVSLKRLILGGIALAVLIAIFNSPISYDFSRSAWSLPLSGQIIMIDPGHGGPDGGAVSKEGIIEKEVTLAIAFYLRDMLQESGALVLMTRESDIELSTPEAKRQGRRKAEDLKNRVNMINESEADYFISIHLNSIGAAKWRGAQTFYQPKYEASERMAKLIQSEIMRNLENTNRQAKKTQDVYLLKHVERPGVLVEVGFLSNPEESTLLSTAEYQKSVAASIYEGLLRHAVGDSTD from the coding sequence ATGGACGTGCATATTGTTTCTTTAAAAAGACTGATACTCGGCGGCATTGCCTTGGCTGTTCTCATTGCCATATTTAATTCGCCGATATCCTATGATTTTTCCAGATCTGCTTGGAGTCTACCTCTATCAGGCCAAATCATCATGATCGACCCCGGGCATGGCGGACCAGACGGAGGCGCGGTGAGTAAGGAAGGAATCATAGAGAAGGAGGTCACCCTAGCGATTGCCTTCTACCTTAGAGATATGCTCCAAGAATCGGGTGCTTTGGTATTAATGACTCGTGAATCAGACATCGAGTTATCGACCCCCGAGGCAAAGAGACAAGGGAGAAGAAAAGCAGAGGACCTCAAGAATCGAGTGAATATGATTAATGAAAGTGAAGCCGATTATTTCATCAGCATTCACCTCAATAGCATAGGGGCTGCCAAATGGAGGGGCGCGCAAACCTTTTACCAACCGAAGTATGAAGCCTCGGAACGAATGGCCAAGCTGATACAGAGTGAGATCATGCGTAACCTTGAGAATACGAACAGACAAGCTAAGAAAACACAGGACGTTTACTTATTAAAGCACGTGGAACGACCAGGTGTATTAGTCGAAGTCGGTTTTTTATCTAACCCAGAAGAATCAACACTCCTCAGTACAGCGGAATACCAAAAAAGTGTCGCCGCATCCATTTATGAAGGTTTACTTCGTCACGCTGTGGGTGATTCTACAGACTGA
- a CDS encoding energy-coupling factor transporter ATPase, protein MDIQLDNVSFVYHPRTPFEQKVLDHISLEINTGEWLAIIGHTGSGKSTLVQHLNGLLTPTEGTVHVGDTDIESHISTDTSELYQDVGMVFQYPEHQLFGETVAEDIAFGLKNLGWKEDMIPSRIEETLQVLGMPTTLLDRSPFELSGGQKRRVALAGVIAMDPDVLILDEPTAGLDPVSKRQLMLWFQEWQKAHNKTIITITHDMQEVADYANTVAVMEDGKCRLKTDPQDLFTAHHTDLERMSLQLPRSYRFVQQLQERMDIDIHSVKKEALYQAIVHAVKREKREKGGGQG, encoded by the coding sequence ATGGACATACAATTAGATAACGTCTCTTTTGTGTATCATCCGCGCACCCCCTTTGAACAGAAAGTGTTGGATCATATTTCTCTGGAAATAAACACAGGGGAATGGCTGGCGATCATTGGTCATACAGGCTCGGGGAAATCAACGCTGGTACAGCACTTGAACGGTTTACTGACCCCAACAGAAGGGACCGTTCACGTGGGAGATACAGACATTGAATCACATATCTCAACGGACACCAGTGAGTTATATCAGGATGTCGGGATGGTCTTTCAATATCCAGAGCACCAGCTTTTTGGCGAGACGGTGGCAGAAGATATCGCCTTTGGATTGAAAAACCTAGGGTGGAAAGAGGATATGATTCCATCAAGAATTGAGGAAACACTCCAAGTACTAGGGATGCCGACCACCTTACTAGACCGGTCCCCCTTTGAGCTCAGTGGCGGACAGAAACGGCGCGTGGCGCTAGCCGGTGTCATCGCCATGGACCCTGATGTGTTAATCTTGGACGAGCCCACTGCCGGATTAGACCCAGTTTCTAAGCGCCAGCTCATGCTATGGTTCCAAGAATGGCAGAAAGCCCACAATAAGACGATCATCACCATCACGCATGACATGCAAGAGGTGGCGGACTATGCCAACACTGTCGCTGTCATGGAAGATGGCAAGTGTCGACTCAAAACAGACCCACAAGACCTGTTTACGGCGCATCATACAGATCTAGAGCGCATGAGCTTACAGCTCCCTCGTTCTTACAGGTTTGTTCAACAATTGCAGGAGCGAATGGACATTGACATTCATTCAGTGAAAAAAGAAGCATTATATCAAGCCATTGTACATGCTGTTAAAAGGGAGAAAAGGGAGAAAGGAGGAGGCCAAGGTTGA
- the truA gene encoding tRNA pseudouridine(38-40) synthase TruA produces MAIVAYDGTAYHGFQTQPNVPTVQDSIEKALTRMHKRSVPIVGSGRTDAGVHARGQVFHFDSPLTLTPTQWVKAMNAQLDEAIRVQQVSAVSEDFHARYHVEQKEYRYFLYRATELDPFQRHYAVRVQPDIHIAKMEEAAQRLLGTHDFTAFSSAKSDVEDKVRTLYRLELVEEGDRVTVVCAGNGFLYNMVRIIVGTLIEIGAGKRALEDIDKALTQQDRRAAGRTAPAHGLFLWKVTYSETLINRGKLTRI; encoded by the coding sequence ATGGCTATCGTGGCGTATGATGGCACCGCCTACCATGGTTTTCAGACACAGCCCAATGTGCCAACGGTCCAAGATAGTATAGAAAAAGCATTAACTCGGATGCACAAAAGATCTGTGCCCATTGTGGGCTCCGGTCGAACGGATGCAGGTGTACATGCGAGGGGGCAAGTGTTTCATTTTGATAGTCCGTTAACGCTTACGCCGACACAGTGGGTTAAGGCAATGAATGCGCAGTTAGATGAAGCGATACGTGTGCAACAAGTATCAGCTGTGTCAGAGGATTTTCATGCCCGTTATCATGTGGAACAGAAAGAGTACCGTTACTTCTTGTATCGTGCAACGGAGCTTGATCCGTTTCAACGTCACTATGCGGTGCGCGTACAACCAGACATTCACATTGCTAAGATGGAGGAAGCCGCCCAACGGTTGCTAGGGACGCATGACTTCACCGCTTTTTCATCCGCTAAGTCCGATGTTGAAGACAAAGTGAGAACCTTGTATCGTCTAGAGTTGGTCGAGGAGGGTGACCGAGTGACAGTCGTTTGTGCAGGAAATGGCTTCTTATATAATATGGTTAGAATCATCGTGGGGACCCTGATAGAAATAGGAGCAGGTAAAAGGGCCTTGGAGGACATAGACAAGGCACTGACCCAACAGGATCGTCGCGCTGCTGGAAGGACCGCACCCGCCCACGGTTTGTTTCTATGGAAAGTGACATATTCAGAGACTCTTATAAATAGGGGGAAACTGACGAGAATATAG
- the rpsK gene encoding 30S ribosomal protein S11 gives MAKRKVQTRTRRRDRKNIESGIAHIRSTFNNTIVTITDTHGNAISWASAGNLGFRGSRKSTPFAAQMAAETAAKAAMEHGLKDVEVMVKGPGAGREAAIRSLQAAGLEVNMIKDVTPIPHNGCRPPKRRRV, from the coding sequence ATGGCTAAGCGTAAAGTACAAACTCGTACAAGACGTCGTGACCGTAAGAATATTGAGTCTGGTATCGCTCATATTAGATCTACCTTTAACAACACAATCGTGACGATTACGGATACTCATGGAAATGCGATTTCTTGGGCAAGTGCTGGTAATCTAGGATTTAGAGGCTCTCGTAAAAGCACACCATTCGCTGCACAAATGGCGGCTGAGACTGCTGCAAAAGCAGCGATGGAACACGGCTTAAAAGACGTAGAAGTCATGGTTAAAGGTCCTGGAGCTGGACGTGAAGCAGCAATCCGTTCATTGCAAGCGGCTGGTCTTGAAGTTAACATGATCAAAGACGTAACGCCAATTCCACATAACGGATGTCGCCCACCAAAACGTCGTCGAGTATAA
- a CDS encoding DNA-directed RNA polymerase subunit alpha, translating to MIEIEKPSIEAVEVSEDGMYGKFVVEPLERGYGTTLGNSMRRVLLSSLPGAATRSVQIDGVLHEFSTIEGVVEDTTEIILNLKKLSLKIHSDEEKTLEIDVEGEGAVTAADIRHDSDVEILNPDLYIATLAKGARLHMRITAGRGRGYIPAEGNKRDDQPIGVIAIDSIYTPVDRVNYQVSNTRVGQVTNFDKLTLEVWTNGSIRPEEAVSLGAKVLSEHLNLFISLTDEAQDAEIMVEKEEDKKEKVLEMTIEELDLSVRSYNCLKRAGINTVQELTQKSEEDMMKVRNLGRKSLEEVQEKLAELGLGLRNDD from the coding sequence ATGATCGAAATCGAAAAACCGAGTATTGAAGCCGTTGAAGTCAGTGAAGATGGTATGTATGGAAAATTTGTTGTAGAACCCCTAGAGAGAGGGTACGGAACGACGCTTGGAAACTCTATGAGAAGAGTCCTTCTATCCTCTCTTCCGGGAGCTGCAACACGTTCTGTACAAATTGATGGCGTCCTTCATGAGTTCTCTACGATTGAAGGCGTGGTCGAAGACACAACGGAAATCATTTTAAATCTAAAAAAGCTTTCACTTAAGATTCACTCCGATGAAGAGAAAACATTGGAGATTGATGTGGAAGGCGAAGGTGCTGTCACTGCCGCAGACATCCGTCATGACAGTGACGTTGAAATCTTAAACCCAGACCTCTACATTGCCACATTGGCGAAAGGTGCACGTCTGCACATGAGAATTACTGCTGGGCGTGGGCGTGGATATATTCCTGCAGAAGGGAACAAACGTGACGATCAACCGATCGGGGTCATTGCCATAGATTCTATCTATACGCCAGTAGACCGTGTGAACTATCAGGTGTCCAATACTCGTGTCGGTCAGGTGACGAACTTTGACAAACTGACATTAGAAGTGTGGACTAACGGAAGCATCCGTCCGGAGGAAGCGGTCAGTCTAGGTGCAAAAGTCCTTTCTGAACACTTGAATCTCTTTATCTCACTCACTGACGAAGCACAGGATGCTGAAATCATGGTTGAGAAGGAAGAGGACAAAAAAGAGAAAGTACTAGAGATGACCATCGAAGAATTGGATCTCTCCGTACGTTCCTATAACTGTTTGAAGCGTGCAGGAATCAATACCGTACAGGAACTTACGCAAAAATCAGAAGAAGATATGATGAAAGTGCGTAACTTAGGTCGTAAGTCTCTTGAAGAAGTGCAGGAGAAACTAGCTGAACTTGGACTTGGATTACGCAATGATGATTAA